One Purpureocillium takamizusanense chromosome 1, complete sequence genomic window carries:
- a CDS encoding uncharacterized protein (EggNog:ENOG503PGRN), with amino-acid sequence MMYPTTLDHHSGVSPTTAGKMGIKAITHSESLPPRRSLSSDLPSLSFHRSLIHPQTPPESTSGSPRLKIEPSSLSGISRDCSPLPSIARLSSPSNPVSVRLPSLEEFDQGVEALARSHGPARPYTPPSPLPSLGRGPVLPHPMPALHGYAPHETYSGYQHHDPFMHGSSSMDGYPSPPPDGENRHINQKYTTEEGDFIIYAWHDKKLKWQRIKQDFAAMFGRTPERTVQGLQAWYYRMNQRIPLWDQDGWLIFDNEDDLEPKYISIKCRERDSQDKPMEPLGLAQRYPERALHYSWVDPELKRKCQDWAAKRSMQYRERRERRKRKEQRRLKL; translated from the exons aTGATGTATCCGACGACACTGGACCACCATAGCGGGGTCTCACCAACTACAGCCGGCAAGATGGGCATCAAGGCAATCACACACTCGGAGAGCCTGCCTCCTCGAAGAAGCCTATCCAGCGACCTGCCTTCCCTCTCTTTCCACCGATCCTTGATCCACCCGCAGACACCACCCGAGTCTACCTCGGGCAGCCCCCGGTTAAAGATTGAGC cctcgtcgctctcgggCATCTCGCGAGATTGCTCCCCTCTTCCCagcatcgcccgcctcaGCTCGCCCAGCAACCCCGTGTCCGTTAGACTCCCCAGCCTCGAGGAGTTCGACCAAGGTGTAGAAGCACTCGCTCGGTCTCATGGCCCCGCGCGACCTtacacgccgccctcgcctctcCCCAGCCTCGGCCGGGGGCCCGTCCTCCCTCACCCCATGCCAGCTCTCCACGGGTACGCACCACACGAGACGTACTCCGGGTACCAACATCACGATCCTTTCATGCAcggctcgtcgagcatgGATGGCTATCCCAGCCCGCCTCCGGATGGCGAGAACCGACATATAAATCAAAAGTACAcgaccgaggagggcgactTCATCATCTACGCCTGGCAcgacaagaagctcaagTGGCAGCGCATCAAGCAGGACTTCGCCGCAATGTTCGGGAGGACACCGGAGCGGACCGTCCAAGGCCTCCAGGCCTGGTACTACCGCATGAACCAGCGCATCCCGCTCTGGGACCAGGATGGCTGGCTGATTTtcgacaacgaggacgacctAGAGCCCAAGTACATCAGCATCAAGTGCCGCGAGAGGGACAGCCAGGACAAGCCTATGGAGCCCCTCGGCCTGGCCCAGCGATACCCAGAGCGCGCACTGCACTACTCGTGGGTCGACCCGGAGCTGAAGCGCAAGTGTCAAGACTGGG CTGCGAAGCGATCTATGCAGTATAGGGAACGTCGGGAACGCAGGAAGAGAAAGGAGCAGCGACGTCTCAAGCTCTAA
- a CDS encoding uncharacterized protein (EggNog:ENOG503NWCP~COG:E), whose amino-acid sequence MSLLERLNRDGFVLVPGAFTGDALETLRRAAHDATANARAGRWPDVRTLPKQFPPWTIDGPNPAAHGIWGVQGLMHPDMPHQPDFVRAYFSDAIVAPTLELLQCPRDHLVMELFNLLVRPDRDFKLRWHRDDIPAAATADEELDRLGKPAFSAQWNLALYRDASLVVVPGSHRRARTDAERNADPYEKTLPGQLVVEMEPGDVVFYNNNILHRGVYDSKVERMTLHGSAGHVDGAKLRARNVLQHGLRDWIDRLTFDALEGPERDLAEHMRANLVKMAQEAGDVGFSLEG is encoded by the coding sequence ATGAgtctcctcgagcggctcAACCGCGACGGCTTCGTCCTCGTGCCCGGCGCCTTCaccggcgacgccctcgagacgctgcgccgcgccgcccacgacgccacggccaacgcccgcgccggccgctggCCCGACGTGCGCACGCTCCCCAAGCAGTTCCCGCCGTGGACCATCGACGGGCCCAAcccggccgcccacggcATCTGGGGCGTCCAGGGCCTCATGCACCCGGACATGCCGCACCAGCCCGACTTCGTCCGCGCCTACTTctccgacgccatcgtcgccccgaccctcgagctgctgcagtgCCCCCGCGACCACCTCGTCATGGAGCTCTTCAACCTGCTCGTCCGCCCGGACCGCGACTTCAAGCTCCGCTGGcaccgcgacgacatccccgccgccgccaccgccgacgaggagctcgaccgcctcggcaaGCCCGCCTTCTCCGCCCAGTGGAACCTGGCCCTCTACCGGGacgccagcctcgtcgtcgtcccgggCTCTCACCGTCGCGCCcgcaccgacgccgagcgcaaCGCCGACCCCTATGAAAAGACCCTGcccggccagctcgtcgtcgagatggagcccggcgacgtcgtcttctacaacaacaacatcctCCACCGCGGTGTGTATGACTCCAAGGTCGAGCGCATGACCCTCCACGGTAgcgccggccatgtcgacggTGCCAAGCTGCGCGCCAGGAACGTGCTCCAGCATGGCCTGCGCGACTGGATCGACCGCCTGACCTTCGATGCCCTAGAGGGCCCCGAGAGGGATTTGGCAGAGCATATGCGAGCCAACCTCGTCAAGATGGCACaagaggcgggcgacgttgGCTTTTCGTTGGAAGGTTGA
- the TIP41 gene encoding Tap42 interacting protein (COG:S~EggNog:ENOG503NXDN~BUSCO:EOG092648XW) yields the protein MANPQPFRTPPGRAPALPPAAAATATTTTSAMNHMSHPDAPFPAPNALAAATTSHTQRRFLISTRKLPISKSGAIDALTERIGIPMPEMIFGDNVASVRHVPSGWSIEFNTPDALDAVDKTDRCVLKVAYARDWESTREGTTAGIKEVVKPYDWSYSTTYRGTVQQQQQQQQQPSQGQPAAATAATAGQAPSFQPTDKKIPIELLKRRDPILFFDEVVLYESELDDNGISLYSVKVRVHAQRMLLLCRLFMRLDNVIVRIRDTRVYVDFDTDEVLREYTEKESNFDDVKKALVMSGRLPDDVTIGLRDPNILDPLLKVVEQKTDSISLAHVSSPATAGYGT from the exons aTGGCAAACCCCCAACCCTTCCGCACTCCTCCGGGCCGCGCTCCCGCTctccccccggccgccgccgcaacggcCACAACCACGACCTCGGCCATGAACCACATGTCGCACCCCGACGCGCCCTTCCCCGCGCccaacgccctcgccgcggccacgacgagccACACGCAGCGCCGCTTCCTCATCTCGACGCGCAAGCTCCCCATCTCCAAGTCGGGCGCCATCGACGCGCTGACGGAGCGCATCGGCATCCCCATGCCCGAGATGATCTTTGGCGACAACGTGGCGTCGGTCCGGCACGTCCCCTCGGGCTGGTCCATCGAGTTCAACACccccgacgcgctcgacgccgtcgacaagacGGACCGCTGCGTACTCAAGGTCGCCTACGCGCGCGACTGGGAGAGCACCCGCGAGGGCACCACTGCCGGCATCAAGGAGGTGGTCAAGCCCTACGACTGGAGCTACTCGACCACGTATCGCGGCAccgtccagcagcagcagcagcagcagcagcaaccgtCCCAGGggcaacccgccgccgccactgccgccaccgccggacAGGCCCCGAGCTTCCAGCCCACAGACAAGAAGATCCCCATCGAGCTCCTCAAGCGGCGCGACCCCATCCTCTtcttcgacgaggtcgtctTGTACGAgagcgagctcgacgacaacggcatCTCCCTCTACAGCGTCAAGGTCCGCGTCCACGCCCAGCGCATGCTGCTCCTGTGCCGCCTCTTCATGCGCCTCGACAACGTCATCGTGCGCATCCGCGACACGCGCGTCTACGTCGACTTTGACACGGACGAGGTGCTCCGCGAGTACACGGAGAAGGAGTCCAACTTTGACGACGTCAAGAAG GCATTGGTCATGTCTGGACGCCTGCCAGACGACGTCACCATCGGGCTGCGAGATCCAAACATCCTGGATCCGCTGCTCAAGGTCGTGGAGCAGAAGACCGACAGCATCAGCCTGGCGCACGTCAGCTCCCCTGCGACAGCAGGCTACGGTACTTAG
- a CDS encoding uncharacterized protein (EggNog:ENOG503P832), with product MPRPKRARNAAPSNATKAQEPLSDTDHLDEERGRARGRRRTTRSMGSRLSLGEEHAVREANRARDAALDRLANEDATSTTAGGSGQTAGDDTRSSVEIGRRAMATPAMRRDTTGLDLADDDVFGDLDESFADGEIPRGGGGGGGGRSADSTSLSFSSFKPRSRQSSIIGRHDPPIRPSSRGPNTPGVGSSFNIGVFRRRAREPSILGTSRRPRSEAGGTTANNSEVESEGEFEPPEAESTPLNARRRTRNSMRGVRGSSQSAEPAPAPGAGSRKRKSVESHEEGVRPEKTSRVEPEEPQPQLVDDDEGSDSELSAIASSPSPPPPGFFQRPVTPVNMDDITAPPASSDSEEDAQVWPDIHTLAKKRRRPSVTTPMRTDDNLSNVSSPPSLTHSPNFAERSATTRQRGRAAKRHHHHHQERSPKVTTADLTNLLPKRRYKRVRDDPFGLGSDEEFDTADLAQDDDELSYLDARAARKRKGNNSRSRSRAASARPGSRAGSRVRGNASVLKPKQTPASERRSARIGGGNSSSSSKKTYQHRRSSDKENESGGDDDNEEGEEEEEEGEGLSQFVPLPDDTFEMGSTGGDATTGDRRRDFATTEELQQAAKKFKEVDRWELEYEEVTETPSPEDAR from the coding sequence ATGCCGCGACCAAAGCGGGCGCGGAACGCGGCGCCCTCCAACGCGACCAAGGCGCAGGAACCGTTGAGCGACACAGACCacctggacgaggagcgagGACGCGCTaggggccgtcgccggacCACGCGATCCATGGGCTCTCGCCTGAGCCTCGGGGAGGAGCATGCAGTCCGGGAGGCAAACCGCgcacgcgacgccgcgctggacAGGCTGGCCAACGAGGATgccaccagcaccacggcgggcggcagcgggcagACGGCCGGTGACGACACGAGGAGCTCCGTCGAGATTGGACGacgcgccatggccacgcccGCGATGCGCCGCGACACCACCGGCCtggacctcgccgacgacgacgtgttcggcgacctggacgagagcttcgccgacggcgagatcccccgcggcggcggcggcggcggcggcgggcgctccGCCGACAGCACCTCGCTGTCCTTTAGCAGCTTCAAGCCCAGGTCGCGGCAGTCGAGCATCATCGGCCGACACGACCCTCCCAtccgccccagcagcaggggcccCAACACGCCCGGCGTCGGCTCCTCCTTCAACATCGGCGTCTTCAGGAggcgcgcccgcgagcccTCCATCCTGGGCACGTCACGGCGGCCTAGGtccgaggcgggcggcaccaCGGCCAACAACTCTGAGGTGgagagcgagggcgagttCGAGCCCCCCGAGGCGGAGTCGACGCCGCTCAACGCCAGGCGACGCACGCGCAATAGCATGCGTGGGGTCCGGGGTAGCAGTCAGTCGGCGGagcctgcgcccgcgcccgggGCAGGGTCTAGGAAAAGGAAGAGCGTGGAGTCACACGAGGAGGGTGTCCGGCCAGAGAAGACATCGCGggtcgagcccgaggagccTCAaccgcagctcgtcgacgacgacgagggcagcgacTCGGAGCTgtccgccatcgcctcgtcgccctcccccccgccgccgggatTCTTTCAGCGGCCCGTCACGCCGGTCAACATGGACGACATCAccgctccgccagccagcagcgacTCGGAGGAGGACGCACAGGTGTGGCCAGACATTCACACGCTCGCAaagaagcgccgccgcccgtccgtcaCTACCCCAATGCGCACAGACGACAACCTGTCCAACGTCTCCTCCCCGCCATCCCTAACGCACTCGCCCAACTTCGCCGAGCggtccgccaccaccagacagcgcggccgcgccgccaagcgccaccatcaccaccaccaggaGCGATCCCCCAAggtcaccaccgccgaccTCACCAACCTGCTCCCCAAGCGTCGCTACAAGAGGGTACGAGACGACCCgttcggcctcggcagcgacgaggagttTGACACGGCGGACCTGGCgcaggatgacgacgagctctcGTACCTGGACGCCCGGGCCGCGCGCAAGAGAAAGGGCAACAACAGCCGCTCCCGCAGCCGAGCGGCATCCGCTCGCCCAGGCTCCCGCGCCGGGTCCCGCGTCCGCGGCAACGCCTCGGTCCTGAAGCCGAAGcagacgcccgcctcggAGCGCCGCTCCGCGCGCATTGGCGGTGGCAacagtagcagcagcagcaaaaaGACGTACCAGCACCGTCGGTCCTCGGACAAGGAAAACGAgagcggcggtgatgatgacaatgaggagggggaggaggaggaggaagagggcgaggggcTGAGCCAGTTCGTGCCCCTGCCCGACGACACGTTCGAGATGGGGtccacgggcggcgatgcgacTACGggggaccgccgccgcgacttTGCCACgacggaggagctgcagcaggcggccaagaagtTCAAGGAGGTGGACAGGTGGGAGCTCGAGTACGAGGAGGTGACCGAGACGCCGTCTCCGGAAGACGCCCGGTAG
- the IPL1 gene encoding Non-specific serine/threonine protein kinase (EggNog:ENOG503NVY8~COG:D) yields the protein MASRTLETRFERMSVQDENGDVAKAYSSSKSKTVVSSSSASQLPQGSSRANLYKVALQSQSHNAVASVTLPSQAAQRKGNNNNNSNPASPPRKPLPSSSSRTSQDDDAAAEEAAAESALVAAQPSAVPKQFHLGMFEIGRPLGKGKFGRVYLARERTSGFICALKVLHKSELQVGGVERQVRREIEIQSNLRHPNILQLFGHFHDSKRVFLILEFAGKGELYKHLRRENRFPEWKAAQYIAQMASALRYLHRKHVIHRDIKPENILVGIHGEIKISDFGWSVHAPNNRRKTMCGTLDYLPPEMIKPGSSDNYYSEKVDLWSLGVLTYEFLVGEAPFEDTPVMTQRRIARADMSIPSFVSPEASDLIKRLLVLDPEKRIPLEAVQQHPWIIKHCVKGERASNREKA from the exons ATGGCCAGTCGCACCCTCGAGACGCGCTTCGAGCGCATGTCCGTGCAGGACGAGAACGGCGACGTGGCCAAGGCATATTCCTCCTCCAAGTCCAAG ACGGTCGTCTCATCGTCGAGCGCATCACAGCTCCCccagggcagcagccgcgcgaaCCTCTACAAGGTCGCGCTCCAGTCGCAGAGCCacaacgccgtcgcctcggtcACGCTGCCGTCCCAAGCCGCTCAGCGCAAGGgcaacaataacaacaacagcaacccTGCATCTCCGCCGCGAAAGCCTCTcccgtccagctcctcccgcACCTcacaagacgacgacgccgccgccgaagaggctgccgccgagtCCGCTCTGGTAGCAGCGCAGCCGTCGGCAGTCCCCAAGCAGTTCCACCTCGGCATGTTCGAGATTGGGCGCCCGCTGGGCAAGGGCAAGTTTGGCCGCGTCTACCTGGCCAGGGAGCGCACGAGCGGCTTCATCTGCGCCCTCAAGGTCCTGCACAAGAGCGAGctgcaggtcggcggcgtcgagcgccaggTGCGCCGCGAGATTGAGATCCAGAGCAACCTGCGGCACCCCAACATCCTGCAGCTGTTTGGCCACTTCCACGACAGCAAGCGcgtcttcctcatcctcgagttcgccggcaagggcgagCTGTACAAGCACCTCCGCCGCGAGAACCGCTTCCCCGAGTGGAAGGCGGCCCAGTACATTGCCcagatggcgtcggcgctgcgctACCTCCACAGGAAGCACGTAATCCACAGGGACATCAAGCCCGAGaacatcctcgtcggcatccACGGCGAGATCAAGATCTCCGACTTTGGCTGGAGCGTCCACGCGCCCAACAACAGGAGGAAGACCATGTGCGGCACCCTCGACTACCTGCCCCCCGAGATGATCAAGCCGGGCTCGTCGGACAACTACTACAGCGAAAAGGTTGACCTTTGGAGTCTCGGGGTCTTGACGTATGagttcctcgtcggcgaagcgCCCTTCGAGGACACCCCAGTCATGACACAGCGGAGGATTGCCCGGGCAGACATGTCCATTCCGTCTTTTGTGAGCCCCGAGGCCAGCGATCTCATCAAAAGG CTTTTGGTTCTGGATCCCGAAAAGCGAATCCCTCTCGAGGCTGTCCAGCAGCACCCTTGGATCATTAAGCATTGTGTCAAGGGCGAGAGGGCGTCGAATCGTGAGAAGGCATGA
- a CDS encoding uncharacterized protein (COG:S~EggNog:ENOG503P4ID), whose protein sequence is MSIPPQLIRVKRKRVDEAPVQFLRMISIPVPPTAPAPRLTSSPEFDASQKRHRSGNWAYQRRQPAAYPVRADKPVIHLSRPEDASPPTKKHQAVRHSLDAAVADQSTADEAAAGHSPTRPALAEPRRFRVSRSATLSAGKNQAQSAGVSKRDRYGPAVFVEGTRRKKLARKSLAVVHEAVTQSDMMPPPSTDGPAVGVQQKDLKRPGVRKKAATDSAKDVPTHRPLPDSIKNRQDGNLDKIAADMDRWVLDEIGANLHGMERDKQLAQRPRFKPKAPAKRFHERHPEFAQTSQPRESAEVTMTDASDDNAEEDDDDWVIEEYVRVPALSISTDVPATDIGVLDLDDDEDSALLFGPLPEDDDDADEEDEDENAENHYTADYPEDEVESDDEFGRHAYLYRNTNASDEEEFDNAYYSDGDKQDEDEEVRLKNNEDDDDDVRMARIRAYMKRHSAFP, encoded by the exons ATGTCCATCCCTCCCCAGCTCATCCGCGTCAAACGCAAGagggtcgacgaggcgcccgTCCAGTTCCTGCGTATGATTTCTATCCCTGTTCCTCCCACCGCGCCCGCACCCCGACTGACCTCTTCTCCAGAGTTTGACGCCTCTCAGAAGCGTCATCGCAGTGGCAACTGGGCTTATCAGCGGCGACAGCCAGCCGCCTACCCCGTCCGTGCGGACAAGCCCGTCATCCACCTATCCCGGCCCGAAGATGCCTCACCCCCAACAAAGAAGCACCAGGCCGTGCGTCACTCGCTTGACGCGGCCGTAGCCGATCAATCAACTGctgacgaggctgcggccGGTCATTCACCTACCCGACCGGCTTTGGCGGAACCTCGCCGCTTTCGAGTGTCGCGTTCGGCAACCTTGTCCGCGGGCAAGAACCAGGCGCAGAGTGCCGGCGTCTCCAAACGGGACCGATATGGCCCCGCTGTTTTTGTCGAGGGGACCAGGAGAAAGAAGTTGGCCCGCAAGAGTCTTGCTGTGGTGCATGAAGCAGTGACACAGTCAGACATGATGCCCCCGCCGTCCACGGATGGACCAGCCGTTGGTGTGCAACAGAAGGACCTGAAGCGCCCAGGGGTCAGAAAGAAGGCCGCAACCGACTCCGCCAAAGATGTCCCGACACATAGGCCGCTCCCCGATTCGATCAAGAACAGGCAAGATGGCAACTTGGATAAGATCGCGGCGGACATGGACCGATGGGTCCTGGACGAGATCGGTGCAAACCTCCACGGCATGGAGCGGGACAAGCAGTTGGCCCAAAGGCCCCGTTTCAAACCCAAAGCGCCGGCCAAGAGGTTTCACGAACGCCATCCTGAGTTTGCACAGACGTCTCAGCCCCGCGAGTCCGCAGAAGTCACCATGACTGATGCTAGTGACGacaacgccgaggaggacgatgacgattGGGTCATTGAGGAATACGTCCGAGTCCCTGCCTTGTCCATATCCACGGACGTGCCGGCTACAGATATAGGCGTTCTGgacctggacgacgacgaggatagTGCCCTCTTGTTCGGCCCGTTGCCggaagatgacgatgatgccgatgaagaagacgaagacgagaaTG CCGAGAACCACTACACTGCAGATTATCCTGAAGATGAGGTCGAATCAGACGACGAGTTTGGACGTCACGCCTACCTCTATCGCAACACCAATGCCTcagacgaggaggagttTGATAACGCATACTATAGTGACGGAGACAAgcaggatgaggacgaggaggtcAGACTCAAGAacaacgaggacgatgacgacgatgtgcGCATGGCGCGCATTCGGGCGTACATGAAACGCCACTCAGCCTTTCCCTGA
- the MRH4 gene encoding RNA helicase (COG:A~EggNog:ENOG503NY0Q) — MPPMAPAFSICSLCISALGRRPVPRAIAQQPCLGQRFLSRPPRSRPSRMVLSDQVHRAPTSRDDRRSRQRSVDGPFAGMNRRVANVEPRRERKTADAAPGGRQRDPRKDRARGPKDDRKALKMQRALATVSYNRRSSIKERLSQFESFDQFDLLPALKTAVSEELFKGMVDIRPTPVQRLAIPALLGQSSPEEHKKRSEQLESFLLAAETGSGKTLAYLLPAVDALKIAEAEDPDVKAYRERQEVEKKRQEDQNFKGKPFEEPHPTMARPKVVVLVPTAELAQQVMRVSKSLSHVAKFKTEMLSSDLKAQQIQRNLYGPKGVDVVVATPHLLASIADSDPNILSRVHSLIVDEADSLLDRSFAPVTTSIIERAMPSLKKLVCCSATIPRKLNNYLATNYPNMVRITTPNLHAIPRRVQLGVIDVSRDPYRNNKDLACADTIYSIGREASAHEGPVKGEIDVRRVMVFVNEREKTEEVAEYLRSKGIDAQALHRDTPEKRHGEILETFTTSEALRIPAPDTTGRKRSLANVKALVVTDLASRGIDTLAVRHVILYDVPHTTIDFIHRLGRAGRMGRRGRGIVLVGNDDRKDVVAEVKRSMFMGQALI; from the coding sequence ATGCCTCCCATGGCACCCGCATTCTCCATATGCTCCCTATGCATATCTGCACTAGggcgccgtcccgtccctcGGGCCatcgcgcagcagccatgcCTCGGTCAGCGTTTCCTgtcgcggccgcccaggtccaggccgtcgcgcaTGGTTCTCTCCGACCAGGTCCATCGGGCCCCGACGTCtcgcgacgaccgccgctCGCGACAGAGGTCGGTTGACGGGCCCTTTGCCGGCATGAACCGAAGGGTCGCCAACGTGGAACCGAGGCGGGAGCGAAagacggccgacgcggcTCCCGGCGGCAGACAGCGAGACCCGCGCAAGGAccgcgctcgcggccccAAGGACGACAGGAAGGCTCTCAAGATGCAGCGCGCGCTGGCCACCGTGTCCTACAACAGACGCTCGTCCATCAAGGAACGCCTGTCGCAGTTTGAGTCCTTCGACCAGTTCGACCTCCTGCCGGCCCTGAAGACGGCCGTGTCCGAGGAGCTGTTCAAGGGCATGGTCGACATCCGCCCGACGCCGGTCCAGCGGCTGGCGATACCCGCGCTGCTCGGTCAATCGAGCCCCGAAGAACACAAGAAGCGCAGCGAACAGCTCGAGTCCTtcctgctggccgccgaaaCGGGTTCCGGCAAGACTCTGGCCTACCTCCTgcctgccgtcgacgctctcAAGATTGCCGAGGCTGAGGACCCGGACGTCAAGGCGTACAGAGAACGGCAAGAGGTCGAAAAGAAGCGACAGGAAGACCAAAACTTTAAGGGAAAGCCTTTCGAGGAGCCTCATCCCACCATGGCCCGGCCAAAGGTGGTTGTCCTCGTGCCGACTGCTGAGCTGGCTCAGCAAGTCATGCGCGTGTCCAAATCGCTGTCGCACGTGGCCAAGTTCAAGACGGAGATGCTCTCGTCCGACCTCAAGGCACAGCAGATTCAGAGGAACCTGTACGGTCCCAAGGGAGTCgatgttgtcgtcgccacgCCGCATCTtctcgcctccatcgccgacTCGGATCCCAACATCCTCTCCCGAGTGCACAGCCTCAttgtcgacgaagccgactcCTTGCTTGACCGGAGCTTCGCGCCCGTCACGACAAGCATCATCGAGCGGGCCATGCCGtcgctcaagaagctcgtctGCTGCTCGGCTACCATTCCTCGCAAACTCAACAACTACCTTGCCACCAACTACCCCAACATGGTAAGAATCACGACGCCCAACCTTCACGCCATTCCGCGTCGCGTACAGCTCGGTGTCATCGACGTATCCCGCGACCCGTACCGTAACAACAAGGATCTAGCCTGTGCCGATACCATTTACAGCATCGGGCGAGAGGCGTCGGCACACGAGGGGCCCGTCAAAGGCGAGATCGATGTTCGACGGGTCATGGTGTTTGTCAACGAGCGCGAGAAGACGGAGGAGGTGGCCGAGTACCTGCGCTCCAAGGGCATCGACGCGCAAGCTTTGCATAGAGACACGCCGGAGAAGCGCCACGGCGAGATCCTCGAGACATTTACGACATCCGAGGCGTTGCGCATCCCGGCGCCCGACACGACAGGTCGAAAGCGCTCGCTGGCAAACGTCAAGGCGCTGGTCGTGACAGACTTGGCGTCGAGAGGCATCGATACCCTGGCCGTTCGGCACGTCATTCTCTACGATGTTCCTCACACCACCATCGACTTCATCCACCGCCTGGGTCGCGCGGGGCGCATGggcaggcgagggcggggCATCGTGCTGgtcggcaacgacgacaggAAGGACGTtgtcgccgaggtcaagaGGAGTATGTTTATGGGCCAGGCACTCATCTAG
- a CDS encoding uncharacterized protein (EggNog:ENOG503P717), protein MSSDPALVTISYRQPGTQPPVFVAGSFSDPPWQLRQMHCTAVDAEENHFTIQVLVQSGHEYIYKFKVGDDSDWVVDKHASIATQSDGSPANVLKVPGVTDTSAGSLQTPLEATERKGASSPHPGLRGTLAGAPSGPTKSHVAKALSVETQAPREGSQTPIEVVAKTAAEVADTAALLDDPESTAPDGSGTTYGHGGLTGNEGGDDLKTPLFAHECFGAYEFVEDGLDHHDVSDKVPKCMDPEFSLSDYETGGIDPGDPTLERFPCDRPSVMDALRKIQSCTDEHRFQLEEPSIDSRASRRTSVDSSDGTASMGSLSPTSTRRTENRLSHSSFGHNKSALSLGSIAEEPKAGELGPSKPQHARKAVDVVVHGQAVSPPTDDDEALTMKV, encoded by the exons ATGTCATCAGATCCAGCCCTCGTCACCATCAGCTACCGGCAGCCCGGCACGCAACCTCCCGTGTTCGTGGCCGGTTCCTTCTCGGATCCTCCCTGGCAGCTCCGGCAGATGCATTGCACTgcggtcgacgccgaggagaatCATTTCACCATTCAAGTGCTGGTTCAGTCCGGTCACGAGTACATCTACAAGTTCAAGGTCGGAGATGATAGCGACTGGGTTGTCGACAAGCACGCCAGCATCG CCACGCAAAGCGACGGAAGCCCGGCCAACGTTCTCAAGGTGCCAGGCGTCACCGACACATCGGCTGGCTCTCTTCAGACACCGCTAGAGGCCACAGAGAGGAAAGGGGCGTCGTCCCCTCACCCGGGTTTGCGAGGCACACTTGCTGGCGCCCCTTCCGGCCCGACCAAGTCGCACGTTGCCAAGGCGTTGAGCGTCGAGACGCAGGCACCACGTGAAGGATCCCAAACCCCAATCGAGGTGGTCGCCAAAACGGCAGCCGAGGTCGCAGACACTGCCGCCCTGCTTGACGAC CCGGAGTCCACTGCGCCGGATGGCTCTGGCACGACCTACGGCCATGGCGGTTTGACTGGAAACGAAGGCGGTGATGACCTCAAAACGCCCCTCTTCGCGCATGAGTGTTTTGGAGCGTATGAGTTTGTTGAAGATGGGCTTGACCATCACGATGTGTCGGACAAGGTTCCCAAGTGCATGGATCCCGAGTTTTCACTGAGCGACTATGAGACGGGCGGGATCGATCCTGGCGACCCTACGCTAGAGCGATTTCCATGCGATAGGCCTTCGGTCATGGATGCGCTGCGCAAGATACAATCGTGCACCGATGAGCATCGAttccagctcgaggagccgtCGATTGATTCTCGTGCCTCGCGCCGGACCAGCGTCGACTCGTCGGACGGGACTGCTTCAATGGGGTCTCTGagcccgacgtcgacgcgcaggACGGAAAATAGGCTGTCTCACAGCAGCTTTGGCCACAACAAATCAGCCTTGTCTTTGGGATCCATCGCCGAGGAGCCAAAAGCGGGAGAACTCGGGCCAAGCAAGCCGCAGCACGCACGGAAGGCAGTGGATGTGGTAGTACACGGCCAAGCAGTATCGCCCCCgaccgatgatgatgaagcgTTGACAATGAAAGTTTGA